A genomic stretch from Antarcticibacterium flavum includes:
- a CDS encoding glycosyltransferase family 4 protein, which yields MKKRILYIGNDLAINSFTATYISFFSKVLKKEGYEVRKASNKNNKALRLVEMLRLIAKHHKATDVVIIDTYGAMNFYYAYLVAKACQIYNLDYIPILHGGNLPDRLSDNRFLSKSLFGKAKMNVAPSLFLYNIFKEAGFDNLQIIPNSIELRKYPFKERSAFKPRLLWVRRFQGRYNPMLAVKVLENLLLTYPEAQLCMVGPEKDGSMKKCEAYAEKYKLPVTFTGKLKKKEWAAIAKDYDIFLNTTNIDNTPISVIEAMALGLGMLSTDVGGMHYLVTDGKDGLLVPAKDEVAMTNGVKQLIENPDDTRAMVRKAREKVTAFDWEVVKHDWNKLLE from the coding sequence ATGAAAAAAAGGATCCTGTATATAGGAAACGACTTAGCAATTAACAGCTTTACGGCTACCTATATCTCCTTTTTCAGCAAGGTGCTTAAAAAGGAGGGATACGAGGTGCGCAAGGCTTCCAACAAGAATAACAAGGCCCTGCGCCTGGTGGAGATGCTGCGCCTTATTGCCAAACACCATAAGGCTACAGATGTGGTGATCATCGATACCTACGGGGCCATGAATTTCTATTACGCCTACCTGGTGGCCAAGGCCTGCCAGATCTACAACCTGGATTATATCCCTATCCTGCACGGCGGGAATCTTCCGGACAGGCTTAGCGATAACCGCTTCCTTAGCAAAAGCCTTTTTGGAAAGGCAAAGATGAATGTGGCGCCCTCACTGTTCCTTTATAATATCTTCAAAGAGGCAGGATTTGACAATTTACAGATCATTCCCAACTCTATTGAACTTCGGAAATATCCGTTTAAAGAACGAAGCGCTTTCAAGCCCCGGTTGTTATGGGTACGCCGCTTCCAGGGCAGATACAATCCCATGCTGGCAGTGAAGGTGCTGGAGAATCTACTGCTCACTTACCCTGAAGCCCAACTATGTATGGTGGGGCCGGAGAAGGATGGGAGTATGAAGAAATGTGAGGCCTATGCCGAAAAATATAAGCTGCCGGTCACTTTCACCGGAAAGCTGAAAAAGAAGGAATGGGCGGCGATCGCCAAAGATTATGATATTTTCCTGAATACCACCAACATTGACAACACCCCCATAAGCGTGATAGAAGCCATGGCCCTGGGCCTTGGAATGCTCTCTACAGATGTGGGCGGGATGCATTACCTGGTAACCGATGGGAAAGATGGGCTGCTGGTACCTGCCAAAGATGAGGTAGCGATGACCAATGGGGTAAAGCAGCTTATTGAGAACCCCGATGATACAAGAGCAATGGTGAGAAAGGCAAGGGAGAAGGTGACGGCTTTTGACTGGGAAGTTGTGAAACACGACTGGAATAAACTCCTGGAATAA
- a CDS encoding glycosyltransferase family 4 protein: MGKTVLYIGNRLSSSNTNPTTHTTLEEGLKAEGFEVISASPLKNKLLRLSHMLLVFFRNFRKANYVLIDVYSTQNFWYAVLLARLSAAFSKKYIPILHGGDLKKRFQQSPKPSAKLLKRAYCIVSPSEYLKAEVEALGYTSVKYIPNPLFLAKYDFQQRTSFQPKLLWVRAFDEIYNPLLALKTLEILRHQHPSAELCMVGPDKDGSMGKCRKYASEKDLQVDFHGKLKKKKWTRLAASYDIFLNTSNIDNTPVSVIEAMALGLPVVSTNIGGLPYLIENGVDGLLVPPNDPTAMEAKVSALLEDPAAAKTMAAAGRKKSTQFDWELIKGQWHEVLS; the protein is encoded by the coding sequence ATGGGAAAAACTGTTCTATATATTGGCAACAGGCTTTCTTCATCCAATACCAACCCCACCACCCATACCACCCTGGAAGAGGGGTTAAAGGCTGAAGGTTTTGAGGTGATCTCTGCCTCCCCCTTAAAGAACAAGCTGCTAAGGCTGTCGCATATGCTGCTGGTGTTCTTCAGAAATTTCCGAAAAGCAAATTACGTCCTCATCGATGTGTACAGTACGCAGAATTTCTGGTACGCGGTGCTGCTGGCAAGACTTTCAGCAGCATTCTCAAAAAAATATATCCCAATTTTGCACGGGGGAGACCTGAAGAAGAGGTTTCAGCAATCGCCCAAACCTTCAGCAAAACTTCTGAAGAGGGCTTACTGCATCGTATCCCCTTCAGAATATCTAAAAGCAGAAGTGGAAGCGCTGGGATATACTTCAGTAAAATATATTCCGAATCCGCTGTTCCTCGCGAAGTATGACTTTCAGCAAAGAACCTCCTTCCAGCCGAAATTATTATGGGTGCGGGCATTTGATGAGATCTACAATCCGCTGCTGGCATTGAAAACGCTGGAGATCCTCAGACATCAACATCCTTCAGCAGAACTTTGTATGGTGGGGCCGGATAAGGATGGGAGCATGGGGAAGTGCCGTAAATATGCTTCAGAAAAAGATCTGCAAGTGGATTTCCATGGGAAGCTGAAGAAAAAGAAATGGACGCGCCTGGCTGCGAGCTATGATATTTTCCTGAATACCAGCAATATTGACAATACCCCGGTGAGTGTGATCGAGGCGATGGCGCTGGGGCTGCCGGTGGTCTCTACCAACATTGGCGGGCTCCCGTACCTTATTGAAAACGGCGTGGACGGCCTGCTGGTGCCTCCCAATGATCCCACGGCAATGGAAGCCAAAGTGAGCGCCCTGCTGGAAGATCCCGCTGCTGCAAAGACCATGGCTGCCGCCGGAAGAAAGAAAAGTACACAATTTGACTGGGAACTTATAAAAGGTCAATGGCATGAGGTTCTTTCCTGA
- a CDS encoding exopolysaccharide biosynthesis polyprenyl glycosylphosphotransferase produces MRFFPENFYLRAKDSPMPQKSLVHFEISERKVLLRLIDNVAVLFCLSLVGIIFDYAYFKVTDYQWEWVFMLLLYLNIFSTIFELYDLQQAGRFEAVLKNVILTSSLTLLFFILTPRLTPSLPDYRIQILFFFLTMTGALLLWRYAYITLISSARFYKRVLLIGDAGELDVMVEALQKSDPNYAVIGYINTSHSNKLPHSPDLLQFTAEELSFVLKDQHINEVVVAGSAVKNKGVSISLLEELNNLLIEGVSIKDYTQVYEDITYRVPVQHIGNDFYKFFLFSRSNQNKLYRFFHRMFDIFTAIIGLLLCALIIPFVWLGNLFGNKGCLFYTQERIGKNAIPFNILKFRTMPENSEPNGPQWSPKNDQRISWFGRLLRRTRIDEFPQFYNILKGEMSVIGPRPERPVFVKELSEMIPFYKTRHIIKPGLTGWAQVKANYGSSHDDSLEKLQYDLYYIKHRGLFLDLNILLKTFSTVLFFRGH; encoded by the coding sequence ATGAGGTTCTTTCCTGAAAATTTTTATCTTAGGGCGAAAGATTCCCCTATGCCGCAAAAGTCACTGGTCCACTTCGAGATCTCTGAACGTAAGGTGCTGCTGCGCCTTATAGATAATGTGGCGGTGCTGTTTTGCCTTAGCCTGGTGGGCATCATCTTTGACTACGCGTATTTTAAAGTTACAGATTACCAGTGGGAGTGGGTCTTTATGCTGCTGCTCTACCTAAATATCTTTTCCACAATTTTTGAACTCTATGACCTGCAGCAGGCGGGCAGGTTTGAGGCCGTCCTCAAGAACGTGATCCTCACTTCCTCCCTTACGCTGCTGTTCTTTATACTCACGCCGCGTTTAACCCCCAGCCTTCCCGACTACCGGATACAGATCCTCTTCTTTTTCCTTACGATGACCGGGGCGCTGCTGCTGTGGCGTTATGCCTATATCACCCTTATCTCCTCTGCGCGATTCTACAAACGCGTGCTGCTCATTGGCGACGCGGGGGAGCTGGATGTGATGGTGGAGGCCCTGCAAAAGAGCGATCCCAATTACGCGGTGATTGGCTATATAAATACCTCCCATTCCAATAAGCTGCCGCATTCGCCGGACCTCTTGCAATTTACTGCGGAAGAATTATCCTTTGTGCTGAAGGATCAACACATCAACGAGGTGGTGGTGGCAGGATCTGCCGTGAAGAACAAGGGCGTGAGCATTTCGCTTTTGGAGGAGCTGAACAATTTGCTTATCGAGGGCGTCTCTATAAAGGATTACACACAGGTGTACGAGGATATTACCTACCGCGTGCCGGTGCAGCATATAGGCAATGACTTCTATAAGTTCTTCCTCTTTAGCCGAAGCAACCAGAACAAGCTCTACCGCTTCTTCCACAGGATGTTTGACATTTTCACCGCGATAATCGGCCTGCTGCTGTGTGCCCTTATCATTCCCTTCGTATGGCTGGGCAATCTCTTCGGAAACAAAGGCTGCCTGTTCTATACCCAGGAGCGTATAGGGAAGAACGCGATCCCTTTTAATATTCTGAAATTCCGCACCATGCCCGAGAATTCAGAACCAAACGGCCCGCAGTGGTCCCCAAAGAACGACCAACGAATAAGCTGGTTCGGACGACTCCTTCGTCGAACCCGTATCGATGAATTCCCGCAGTTCTACAATATCCTGAAAGGAGAGATGAGTGTCATTGGCCCCCGCCCCGAGCGTCCTGTCTTTGTAAAGGAGCTAAGCGAAATGATCCCCTTTTACAAAACCCGCCACATCATAAAACCCGGCCTCACCGGCTGGGCCCAGGTAAAAGCCAACTACGGCTCGTCGCATGATGATAGTCTGGAGAAGCTCCAATATGACCTGTATTACATCAAGCACAGGGGGTTGTTTTTGGATCTTAATATTTTGCTCAAGACGTTTAGTACGGTTTTGTTTTTCCGTGGGCACTAG